The following nucleotide sequence is from Phycisphaera sp..
CCCTTGCCCTGCCGGCTGGGTCGGCCGAGGGCCCGCCCGCCCTCTGGGTGATGTTCGCGTTGGCCCTGGCTATCGGCGCGCCGTACCTCGTGCTGTCCTCGGTCTCGCCGCTGCTGCAACGCTGGATCTCGACCACAGACCACAAACTCGCGGCCGACCCGTACCCGCTCTATGCCGCGAGCAACGCGGGCAGCCTGCTCGGGCTGTTGGCGTACCCGTTCATCGCCGAGCCGTTGTTGAGCCTCGACCAGCAGCGATCGTGGTGGTCGATCGCGTACGTCGCCCTGGTGGTGTTGCTTGGCATCGGCTCCGCGCTCGTTATCCGTCGTACGCGAGCACCGCGCGAAATCGTGAAAGAGGCGCCCGCCGAACCGGTGACCGGGTTGCGCCGCTTGGCGTGGGTCGGCCTGGCGATGGTCCCTTCGAGCCTGCTCCTTGGCGTGACCCAGCACCTGACCACCGACGTGGCCGCCGCGCCGTTGCTGTGGGTGGTGCCGCTGTCGCTCTATCTGCTCACGTTCATCATCGCGTTCGGCGTGACCAAGCCCGGTGTCGATCGCTGGGTCAGCCGGCTCGCGCCCATCGCGGTCGTCGGTGTCGTCGTCGCCATGCTGCTGCACGCTCGGCAGCCGTTGGCAGCCGTGGCGGGGGCGCACATCGCGGCCTTTGCGTTGGCGGCGATGCTCTGCCACCAGCGGCTCGCATCGCTGCGGCCCGAGGCCGGGCGGCTGACCGAGTTCTACCTGCTCGTCGCGCTTGGCGGCGTGCTGGGCGGGGCATTCAACGCCTTGCTGGCGCCGGTGATTTTCGATCGCGTGCTGGAGTATCCGATCGCCATCGCCCTGGCCATGCTCGCACTGCCCGGGCTGCCCAAGTGGAAGGACAAGAACGCGAAGAGTTTGGACACCCCCGCCGGCCAACTCGTCGTGGGCGGCACCGTGGTGGCGGTGTTCGTGGCCATCCTCGTGCTGCTCGGGGCGATGGGCCGGCAACCGCTGGCCGCATCGGCCGAGTGGTGGGATCGGGGGCTGGCCGTCGGACTGCCCGCCCTGGCCTTGTATGTTGTGTACAGCTGGCCGGTGTCGTTCTCACTGGCGGTGGGTGGCGTGCTGCTGGCGGCGACGTTCTGGAAGGGCCCGGCCGAGGTCATCCACATCGAACGCACGTTCTTTGGTGTCCACATGGTCGAGAAGGTCCAGACGCGATGGCGTGATGGTTCGATCGCGACGCTCCACCAGCTCCGCCACGGCTCGACCGCCCACGGCCTGCAGCGTGTGGATACCGGCGGCGTGCCCGTGCCGCTGGCCTATTACCACGACCAGAGCCCCATCGCGGACATTTTCGCGTTCATCGATGGGCAGGCCGCGCCCCGGCAGCACCACGCGCTCGATCGCGTTGCACTGGTCGGCCTGGGCAGTGGAGCGCTGGCGGCGTACGGCCGGCCGGGTATGACCATCCACGCGTACGAGATCGATCCGGCCGTTGTCGAGATCGCGCGCAACCCGTTGTACTTCACCTTCGTCAGCCAAAGCCGGGCCGACGAGATCGAGTACTTCGTGGGCGACGGGCGATTGCTGATGGAGGCGCACGAGGGCGAGCCGTACGACCTGATCGTGCTCGACGCGTTCAGCTCCGACGCGATCCCGGTCCACTTGCTGACACTTGAGGCGTTCGAGGTATATCTCGATCGGCTGGCTGACGGCGGCGTGCTGGCGGTGCACATCTCCAATGTGTACTTGAATCTGGAGCCCGTGGTGGCGCGAGCCGCCGAGCGTTTGGGGCTGCACAGCACCATGCGTTTCGACCTGCGCGTGCCCGAAGAAAACACGGGCACCGGCCGATACACGAGCACCTGGGTGATGCTGTCGCGGTTGCCCGATGACCTGACGCCGCTGCGGCAGCGCACGCTCTGGCGCCCGCCCATGGCGCCCGAGGGCTTCCGCGCCTGGACCGACGATCGCAGTAACCTGCTCTCGGTCATCGGCACGCCACCCCAGGAGTAATGGCGGATACGATCCGCCCATGCCGACCCTCGACTACCAGACCGCCGGCGAGAGCCACGGACCCGGAATGATCACGATCGTCACGGGCATGCCCGCGGGCGTACCGATCGATGAGGACGCGATCAACGTGGAGCTGTCTCGCCGC
It contains:
- a CDS encoding fused MFS/spermidine synthase, translating into MLPIYTIAIFLAAALLFCVQPMLARMLLPKLGGSPAVWTAAMLFFQAGLLLGYLGAHVLGLLGRRAPRVAIAVHLVLAAAAVLALPLALPAGSAEGPPALWVMFALALAIGAPYLVLSSVSPLLQRWISTTDHKLAADPYPLYAASNAGSLLGLLAYPFIAEPLLSLDQQRSWWSIAYVALVVLLGIGSALVIRRTRAPREIVKEAPAEPVTGLRRLAWVGLAMVPSSLLLGVTQHLTTDVAAAPLLWVVPLSLYLLTFIIAFGVTKPGVDRWVSRLAPIAVVGVVVAMLLHARQPLAAVAGAHIAAFALAAMLCHQRLASLRPEAGRLTEFYLLVALGGVLGGAFNALLAPVIFDRVLEYPIAIALAMLALPGLPKWKDKNAKSLDTPAGQLVVGGTVVAVFVAILVLLGAMGRQPLAASAEWWDRGLAVGLPALALYVVYSWPVSFSLAVGGVLLAATFWKGPAEVIHIERTFFGVHMVEKVQTRWRDGSIATLHQLRHGSTAHGLQRVDTGGVPVPLAYYHDQSPIADIFAFIDGQAAPRQHHALDRVALVGLGSGALAAYGRPGMTIHAYEIDPAVVEIARNPLYFTFVSQSRADEIEYFVGDGRLLMEAHEGEPYDLIVLDAFSSDAIPVHLLTLEAFEVYLDRLADGGVLAVHISNVYLNLEPVVARAAERLGLHSTMRFDLRVPEENTGTGRYTSTWVMLSRLPDDLTPLRQRTLWRPPMAPEGFRAWTDDRSNLLSVIGTPPQE